The Kitasatospora sp. NBC_00374 genome has a segment encoding these proteins:
- a CDS encoding YciI family protein translates to MKYLVMVQGSQRDYDAMRGTASPGLPPWSRPDVEAMFAYMEAVNDELAASGELVDAQGLTDPAQARAVIVGPDGRPVVTDAPYGAGEVLMAGYWVLDCAGLDRVTEIAARVARCPTPEGSPARAVVVRPIGDGSEI, encoded by the coding sequence ATGAAATACCTCGTGATGGTTCAGGGTTCGCAGCGCGACTACGACGCCATGCGCGGGACGGCGTCGCCCGGCCTGCCCCCGTGGTCGCGGCCCGACGTGGAGGCGATGTTCGCCTACATGGAGGCCGTCAACGACGAACTCGCCGCCTCCGGGGAGCTCGTGGACGCGCAGGGGCTGACCGACCCCGCCCAGGCGCGGGCGGTCATCGTCGGGCCGGACGGACGGCCCGTGGTCACCGACGCCCCGTACGGTGCGGGCGAGGTGCTGATGGCCGGGTACTGGGTGCTCGACTGCGCCGGCCTCGACCGGGTCACGGAGATCGCCGCCCGGGTGGCCCGGTGCCCCACGCCCGAGGGCAGCCCCGCGCGCGCGGTGGTCGTGCGGCCGATCGGCGACGGGTCCGAGATCTGA
- a CDS encoding dihydrofolate reductase family protein encodes MRIVISEFMSLDGVVQAPGGPEEDTDGGFAHGGWSHPFFDPEVVGGAFDEALGKAQALLFGRRTWQTMAAAWPERAGDPFADRMNAIPKYVVSGTLGDTALTWENTTLVPGDKAVARIGELRETAGGDLLVMGSPTLARTLLSEGLVDELRLIVMPVLLGGGKKIFPDDGALRTLELVSTVTSGTGVNVCTYRPVAAG; translated from the coding sequence GTGCGTATCGTGATCAGCGAGTTCATGAGCCTGGACGGTGTCGTGCAGGCACCGGGCGGTCCCGAGGAGGACACCGACGGCGGCTTCGCCCACGGTGGGTGGTCCCACCCCTTCTTCGATCCGGAGGTGGTGGGCGGCGCGTTCGACGAGGCCCTGGGCAAGGCGCAGGCGCTGCTGTTCGGACGCCGTACCTGGCAGACGATGGCCGCGGCATGGCCGGAGCGGGCCGGCGATCCGTTCGCCGACCGGATGAACGCCATCCCGAAGTACGTCGTCTCCGGGACGCTCGGCGACACGGCGCTGACGTGGGAGAACACCACCCTCGTCCCCGGTGACAAGGCCGTCGCCCGGATCGGGGAGCTGCGGGAGACCGCCGGCGGCGACCTGTTGGTCATGGGGAGCCCCACCCTCGCCCGCACGCTGCTGAGCGAGGGCCTGGTCGACGAACTCCGGCTCATCGTCATGCCGGTGCTGCTCGGCGGCGGGAAGAAGATCTTCCCCGACGACGGCGCGCTGCGCACGCTCGAACTGGTCTCGACCGTCACCAGCGGCACCGGCGTGAACGTGTGCACCTACCGGCCGGTCGCAGCGGGGTAG
- a CDS encoding SMP-30/gluconolactonase/LRE family protein codes for MPRSTRLPRLAGSLGAVSLALTLLAATPTAAVAPPLSDPHILVHFDLAAGQMPENITLEPDGSADLTLIGSRQIAHVSPQGAVRILATLPAPAGSTTPIVGFPALTGIVRADDGTLYFSYNTGTADLTGIWRLTPGGAPQLIVPLPVDGLANGLGLDEHAGVLYSADSALGVVHRIPLHGGPVTVWASGPELRPVSLIGANGLKLHHGAVWVSNSDQGTLLRIPVCEDGSAAPTEIRAGALVGIDDFAFVGHGDTVLAALNPTSEVAHVTPDGAHTTVLTRGDGLSNPTAVALRGHTVYVTSAAFTTAQDPNLLLARLDRPKH; via the coding sequence TTGCCCCGCTCGACCCGCCTGCCCCGTCTCGCCGGTTCCCTCGGCGCCGTCTCCCTCGCCCTGACCCTGCTGGCCGCGACCCCGACGGCGGCCGTCGCCCCGCCGCTGTCGGACCCTCACATCCTGGTGCACTTCGATCTGGCCGCGGGGCAGATGCCCGAGAACATCACTCTGGAACCGGACGGATCCGCGGACCTGACCCTGATCGGCAGCAGACAGATCGCCCACGTCTCCCCGCAGGGCGCGGTCCGGATCCTGGCCACGCTGCCCGCCCCGGCCGGGTCGACCACCCCGATCGTGGGGTTCCCCGCGCTCACCGGCATCGTCCGGGCCGACGACGGCACCCTCTACTTCAGCTACAACACCGGTACGGCGGACCTCACCGGCATCTGGCGTCTGACGCCGGGCGGCGCGCCGCAGCTGATCGTCCCGCTGCCCGTCGACGGCCTCGCCAACGGGCTGGGCCTCGACGAGCACGCCGGCGTCCTGTACTCCGCCGACTCCGCCCTCGGGGTGGTCCACCGCATCCCACTGCACGGCGGCCCCGTGACCGTCTGGGCGAGCGGGCCCGAGCTGCGGCCCGTGAGCCTCATCGGCGCCAACGGGCTCAAACTCCACCACGGCGCCGTCTGGGTGAGCAACTCCGACCAGGGCACCCTGCTGCGAATCCCCGTCTGCGAGGACGGGTCGGCGGCGCCGACCGAGATCCGCGCGGGCGCGCTGGTCGGCATCGACGACTTCGCCTTCGTCGGGCACGGCGACACCGTCCTCGCCGCGCTCAACCCCACCAGCGAGGTCGCCCACGTGACCCCCGACGGCGCGCACACCACCGTCCTGACGCGGGGAGACGGACTCTCCAACCCGACGGCGGTGGCGCTGCGCGGCCACACCGTCTACGTGACCAGCGCGGCCTTCACCACGGCTCAGGACCCCAACCTGCTGCTCGCCCGCCTCGACCGCCCGAAGCACTGA
- a CDS encoding pyridoxamine 5'-phosphate oxidase family protein yields the protein MDTSEVAAQLADPVARRLLASCRLMRLAYTGRDGAPRVVPIGYSWTGTRFVVCTVPGSAKVAALGADPRVALTIDTDAFPPNVLMVRGTASLETVEGVPQEFLDASRRYLDPAVFPAWEAEVRRLYETMTRITVTPTWAKVLDFETRIPSAVQELADRKR from the coding sequence ATGGACACGTCCGAGGTGGCGGCGCAGCTCGCCGATCCCGTCGCGCGACGGCTGCTGGCCTCCTGCCGGCTGATGCGGCTGGCGTACACGGGTCGGGACGGCGCGCCGCGGGTCGTCCCGATCGGGTACAGCTGGACGGGTACGCGGTTCGTGGTGTGCACGGTCCCGGGGTCGGCGAAGGTGGCGGCGCTGGGCGCGGATCCGCGGGTGGCGCTGACCATCGACACCGACGCCTTCCCGCCGAACGTGCTGATGGTGCGGGGCACCGCCTCCCTGGAGACCGTCGAGGGCGTGCCGCAGGAGTTCCTGGACGCCAGTCGGCGTTACCTGGATCCCGCGGTGTTCCCGGCCTGGGAGGCCGAGGTGCGCCGGCTGTACGAGACCATGACCCGGATCACCGTCACCCCCACCTGGGCGAAGGTCCTCGACTTCGAGACCCGTATCCCCTCCGCCGTACAGGAGTTGGCCGACCGCAAGCGGTAG
- a CDS encoding alpha/beta fold hydrolase, whose translation MTDLLATSADGTLVTALDGGTGPALLLVHGGGEDAGSWDGVTESLVEDFRVVRINRRIYAEGAPTPGVGHSCAVEAADILAVAGLLGQPAYLIGHSSGAIAAIEAALVAPSAFVGLFLYEPPVPSRSPVGGPAAVRAAAALASGDPTGAVRIQLRDIVGLPAAHVEALIRDPDTRRLLTLRAAAQAADVRALDALGVGTDRFTALRLPATLLEGGQSPSHLRERLADLAAALPNARVVTLPGCGHTAHRSAPRTVARTIREAVEAVLGRAPGGSGGAVQEVSPAQSQRLGSVGRGA comes from the coding sequence ATGACTGATCTCCTTGCGACCTCGGCCGACGGCACCCTCGTCACCGCGCTGGACGGCGGCACCGGGCCGGCACTGCTGCTCGTCCACGGCGGCGGCGAGGACGCCGGCTCGTGGGACGGCGTGACCGAGTCACTGGTCGAGGACTTCCGCGTCGTCAGGATCAACCGGCGGATCTACGCCGAGGGCGCGCCGACCCCGGGGGTGGGGCACTCGTGCGCGGTCGAGGCCGCCGACATCCTGGCGGTCGCCGGCCTCCTCGGGCAGCCGGCCTACCTGATCGGGCACTCCTCGGGTGCCATCGCCGCCATCGAGGCCGCCCTGGTAGCGCCCTCGGCGTTCGTCGGCCTGTTCCTGTACGAGCCACCGGTGCCGTCCAGGTCGCCGGTCGGCGGTCCGGCCGCCGTACGGGCAGCCGCCGCGCTGGCCTCGGGCGACCCGACCGGCGCGGTGCGCATCCAGCTCCGCGACATCGTCGGGTTGCCGGCCGCGCACGTGGAGGCCCTGATCCGGGATCCCGACACGCGGCGCCTGCTCACGCTGCGGGCTGCGGCGCAGGCGGCGGACGTCCGGGCGCTCGACGCGTTGGGCGTCGGCACCGACCGCTTCACCGCCCTCCGCCTGCCGGCGACCCTGCTGGAGGGCGGGCAGAGCCCGTCCCACCTGCGGGAACGGCTCGCCGATCTCGCCGCCGCCCTGCCGAACGCCCGGGTGGTCACGCTGCCCGGATGCGGGCACACCGCGCACCGCTCCGCGCCGCGGACCGTGGCCCGGACGATCCGGGAGGCCGTCGAAGCCGTCCTGGGCCGGGCTCCCGGCGGGTCGGGCGGCGCAGTTCAGGAGGTGTCGCCGGCCCAGTCCCAGCGCCTCGGGTCGGTGGGCCGCGGCGCGTAG
- a CDS encoding SRPBCC family protein, with amino-acid sequence MPRHATPATIDEAAPVVVRLSTTVDAPLARVWALHTNVDAWPIWHPDVEKAELAGPLSPGSSFRWLTHGLDITSTVLELVPYRRIVWGGPAQGIDGIHVWTFEEVDGAVRVHTEESWSGAPVEDQAERLRAALHSSLERWLQYLGATAERRP; translated from the coding sequence ATGCCCCGCCACGCCACGCCCGCCACCATTGACGAGGCCGCGCCCGTCGTCGTGCGGCTCTCCACCACCGTCGACGCCCCGCTCGCCCGTGTCTGGGCGCTGCACACCAACGTCGACGCGTGGCCGATCTGGCACCCGGACGTCGAGAAGGCCGAGCTCGCAGGGCCGCTGTCGCCGGGCTCCTCGTTCCGCTGGCTGACCCACGGCCTCGACATCACCTCCACCGTCCTCGAACTGGTGCCGTACCGGCGGATCGTCTGGGGCGGGCCCGCGCAGGGCATCGACGGTATCCACGTGTGGACCTTCGAGGAGGTCGACGGAGCCGTCCGGGTGCACACCGAGGAGTCCTGGAGCGGCGCCCCGGTCGAGGACCAGGCCGAACGGCTCCGGGCAGCCCTCCACTCCTCCCTGGAGCGGTGGCTGCAGTACCTCGGGGCAACGGCCGAGCGCCGGCCGTAG
- a CDS encoding GNAT family N-acetyltransferase produces the protein MSIRAVRTDELPLLQDIERAAGQCFREVGMPEIADDEPFPLDELARYRRAGLAWVAADAADVPVAYLLADRVDGNLHVEQVSVHPDSARRGIGRSLMDHLADRAAHEGVPALTLTTFTDVPWNAPYYARCGFHPLGDSALGPGLREICGREAAHGLDRWPRLVMRRALA, from the coding sequence ATGTCCATCCGCGCCGTCCGCACCGACGAACTGCCCCTCCTCCAGGACATCGAGCGAGCCGCCGGGCAGTGCTTCCGCGAGGTCGGCATGCCCGAGATCGCCGACGACGAGCCGTTCCCGCTCGACGAGCTCGCCCGCTACCGGCGGGCCGGCCTGGCCTGGGTCGCCGCGGACGCGGCAGACGTGCCGGTGGCCTACCTCCTCGCCGACCGCGTCGACGGCAACCTCCACGTCGAACAGGTGTCGGTCCACCCCGACAGCGCCCGCCGCGGCATCGGCCGCTCGCTCATGGACCACCTCGCCGACCGCGCCGCGCACGAGGGCGTCCCCGCCCTGACCCTCACCACGTTCACCGACGTCCCGTGGAACGCGCCCTACTACGCGCGCTGCGGGTTCCACCCGCTCGGCGACTCCGCGCTCGGCCCGGGCCTGCGGGAGATCTGCGGACGGGAGGCGGCCCACGGCCTCGACCGGTGGCCCCGGCTGGTGATGCGCCGCGCCCTGGCGTAG
- a CDS encoding endonuclease/exonuclease/phosphatase family protein: MVDVVTAAVTENDPPTRRRRHRTLRTAAVVVCCLALVGPAGLLLTRLGGWDDGTVLAMPMSTMPYAVPVTLVALAALLVLRSWRTAAVAGLLAVVQLALVVPRFVPDGTSVAADVPRLRVATSNSYLGQVDAAALVRLVREQRVDVLAVEELSPGAARRLDEAGMGELMPYREQPNNNDTALFSRLPLTRLDSSDPAVTRAQVGAEVAVAGHKVRVVAVHTYYPLGDARKWARGFDGLKAAARADTRNSVLLGDFNATLDHAPMRSLLDTGLTDTHAELGRGGSPTWPEHNADFPYLPPVIQIDHVLHGDALTAVDVSEHTVHGSDHRAVVAELALTG, encoded by the coding sequence ATGGTCGACGTGGTGACGGCAGCGGTGACGGAGAACGACCCGCCGACCCGGCGGCGCCGCCACCGCACGCTGCGCACGGCGGCGGTGGTCGTCTGCTGCCTCGCGCTGGTCGGCCCGGCGGGACTGCTCCTGACGAGGCTCGGCGGGTGGGACGACGGCACGGTGCTGGCGATGCCGATGTCGACGATGCCCTACGCGGTTCCGGTCACCCTGGTGGCACTGGCCGCGCTGCTGGTGCTGCGCTCGTGGCGTACGGCCGCCGTGGCCGGCCTGCTGGCGGTGGTCCAGCTGGCCCTGGTGGTACCGCGCTTCGTGCCGGACGGCACCTCGGTGGCGGCCGACGTGCCGAGGCTGCGGGTCGCCACCAGCAACTCCTACCTGGGACAGGTCGATGCGGCCGCGCTGGTCCGGCTGGTGCGCGAGCAGCGCGTGGACGTGCTCGCCGTGGAGGAGCTCAGCCCCGGCGCCGCGCGCCGCCTCGACGAGGCCGGGATGGGCGAGCTGATGCCGTACCGCGAGCAGCCGAACAACAACGACACCGCGCTGTTCTCGCGGCTGCCGCTGACCCGGCTCGACAGCTCGGACCCGGCGGTGACGCGGGCGCAGGTGGGTGCGGAGGTGGCCGTGGCGGGGCACAAGGTGCGGGTGGTGGCCGTCCACACCTACTACCCGCTCGGCGACGCCCGCAAGTGGGCCCGCGGCTTCGACGGGTTGAAGGCCGCGGCGCGCGCCGACACCCGCAACTCGGTGCTCCTGGGCGACTTCAACGCCACCCTCGACCACGCGCCGATGCGCTCGCTGCTCGACACCGGCCTGACCGACACCCACGCGGAGCTGGGCCGGGGCGGGTCGCCGACCTGGCCGGAGCACAACGCCGACTTCCCCTACCTGCCGCCGGTGATCCAGATCGACCATGTGCTGCACGGCGACGCCCTGACCGCCGTCGACGTCTCAGAGCACACCGTGCACGGCTCCGACCACCGTGCGGTGGTCGCCGAGTTGGCGCTGACGGGCTGA
- a CDS encoding nuclear transport factor 2 family protein, whose translation MTDTRTEPETDPRTVVVRYVTAVADGDLVAMAASFAEDATWTYPGDLPLSGVYRGRDTIIQDFLGGAAGLFAPGGAPRVTLTRVIADGEQVVAEWTSTGVAASGRVYDNSCLGVFTVRDGAITSVREYADTQHVERSLFGGPTA comes from the coding sequence ATGACCGACACCAGGACCGAGCCCGAGACCGACCCCCGCACCGTGGTGGTCCGCTACGTGACGGCCGTCGCCGATGGGGACCTCGTGGCCATGGCCGCGAGCTTCGCCGAGGACGCCACCTGGACGTACCCGGGCGATCTGCCGCTGAGCGGCGTGTACCGCGGCCGCGACACCATCATCCAGGACTTCCTCGGCGGCGCCGCCGGTCTGTTCGCCCCCGGCGGCGCTCCCCGCGTGACGCTCACCCGGGTCATCGCCGACGGGGAGCAGGTCGTCGCGGAGTGGACCTCCACGGGGGTGGCGGCGAGCGGCCGGGTGTACGACAACAGCTGCCTGGGCGTCTTCACCGTCCGGGACGGGGCGATCACCTCGGTGCGGGAGTACGCCGACACCCAGCACGTCGAACGGAGCCTGTTCGGCGGGCCGACCGCCTGA
- a CDS encoding transglycosylase SLT domain-containing protein gives MRMFSTRLRASAALLASAAGVAALGSVVVPTVASAATPAYSPASVQAIAAQIVPANQLASFNQIVAHESSWNVTATNASSGAYGLVQALPASKMASAGADWKTNPATQIKWGLNYMNERYGSPNAAWAFWQTHHWY, from the coding sequence ATGCGAATGTTCTCCACCCGTCTGCGCGCCTCGGCCGCGCTGCTCGCGTCCGCCGCCGGTGTCGCAGCCCTCGGCAGCGTCGTCGTCCCCACCGTCGCCTCCGCCGCCACCCCCGCCTACTCGCCCGCCTCGGTGCAGGCGATCGCCGCGCAGATCGTGCCCGCCAACCAGCTGGCGTCGTTCAACCAGATCGTCGCGCACGAGAGCAGCTGGAACGTCACGGCCACCAACGCCTCCTCCGGCGCCTACGGCCTGGTGCAGGCCCTGCCCGCCTCCAAGATGGCCTCGGCCGGCGCGGACTGGAAGACCAACCCCGCGACCCAGATCAAGTGGGGCCTGAACTACATGAACGAGCGCTACGGCAGCCCGAACGCCGCCTGGGCGTTCTGGCAGACCCACCACTGGTACTGA
- a CDS encoding HPP family protein yields the protein MIRQRAHRTPRHPEPHRRRGVHPRDAGLHRAFPRRPVGVAIGAAVHEPLLIPPLAASAALIHSVPALPLAQPRSVIGGHLLCAAVGLGVHAALGSSLWSAAIAAGLALGTTMLARTPHSPACDTAVIAVLQGPPPARFLSTLAVAAVLLVLAGCAAARLRRAATPYPSYWW from the coding sequence GTGATCCGACAGCGAGCTCACCGCACCCCTCGCCATCCGGAACCACACCGGCGCCGCGGCGTACATCCACGCGACGCCGGACTGCACCGGGCCTTCCCACGCCGCCCCGTCGGGGTCGCCATCGGCGCCGCCGTCCACGAACCGCTGCTGATACCGCCGCTGGCCGCCAGCGCCGCCCTCATCCACAGTGTCCCCGCCCTGCCGCTGGCCCAGCCACGAAGCGTGATCGGCGGGCACCTGCTCTGCGCGGCGGTCGGACTCGGCGTCCATGCCGCCCTCGGCAGCTCCCTGTGGAGCGCCGCCATCGCCGCCGGCCTGGCCCTGGGGACGACGATGCTCGCCCGCACCCCCCACTCCCCCGCCTGTGACACCGCCGTCATCGCCGTCCTCCAGGGACCGCCGCCGGCCCGCTTCCTGAGCACCCTCGCCGTTGCGGCCGTCCTGCTGGTACTGGCCGGCTGCGCCGCCGCCAGGCTGCGCCGCGCCGCCACGCCGTACCCGTCCTACTGGTGGTGA